The Pseudomonas triclosanedens genome has a window encoding:
- a CDS encoding GlcG/HbpS family heme-binding protein has product MTLLDFELAARLAAATLRQARARGVRPLAAAVLDAAGHPLAVLRDEQASFLRPQIATGKARGCLGMGFGGRELARRAQAMPAFFDAINSLTGGEVVPVAGGILLRDDEGRLLGAIGVSGDTSDNDERCALLAIEEVGLRGETGDPQP; this is encoded by the coding sequence GCCGCCACCCTGCGTCAAGCGCGCGCCCGGGGCGTGCGTCCGCTGGCTGCTGCCGTGCTGGACGCCGCCGGCCATCCGCTGGCCGTGTTGCGCGACGAACAGGCCAGCTTCCTCCGCCCGCAGATCGCCACCGGCAAGGCGCGCGGCTGCCTGGGGATGGGCTTCGGTGGCCGCGAGCTGGCGCGCCGTGCCCAGGCCATGCCGGCGTTCTTCGATGCGATCAACAGCCTGACCGGCGGCGAGGTGGTCCCAGTGGCCGGCGGCATCCTCCTGCGCGACGATGAGGGACGGTTGCTGGGGGCCATCGGTGTCAGCGGCGATACCTCGGACAACGACGAGCGCTGCGCGCTGCTGGCCATCGAGGAAGTCGGTCTACGCGGCGAGACGGGCGATCCTCAGCCCTGA
- a CDS encoding LysR family transcriptional regulator — protein sequence MRYRRLDLNLLVALDALLEEGSVSRAAQRLNLGQSATSAALGRLREHFRDPLLVPVGRGLELTPLARQLAPRVREVLSLAGEVVETSTAFEPARCERRFILVASDYVAATLLPAVSRELARQAPAASLVLRDLPRPRDGDVVAEALEYRRSDLVIVPQQRINPRYPHEALLLDELCCVVCACDPAHAEQLGLAAYCAAEHVIREFTDGQNLSLDTQHLREIGIERRVAVAVQSFSLMGEFVVGTPRIATLFRRQAEALARRYPLRVLPSPIEFPAASQVLQWHPQQASDPALTWLRQLLAEQAAKLDQG from the coding sequence ATGCGCTACCGACGTCTGGACCTCAACCTACTGGTCGCCCTGGATGCGTTGCTCGAAGAGGGCAGCGTCAGCCGGGCGGCGCAGCGCCTCAATCTCGGGCAGTCGGCGACCAGTGCCGCGCTGGGCCGCCTGCGCGAGCACTTCCGGGATCCGCTGCTCGTCCCCGTTGGCCGTGGATTGGAGCTGACTCCACTGGCGCGTCAGTTGGCGCCCAGGGTCCGCGAGGTGCTGAGCCTGGCCGGGGAGGTGGTGGAAACCTCCACGGCTTTCGAGCCCGCCCGTTGCGAGCGGCGCTTTATCCTGGTGGCCTCGGACTATGTTGCGGCCACTCTGCTGCCGGCGGTCAGCCGTGAACTGGCGCGCCAAGCCCCCGCTGCCTCGCTGGTGTTGCGCGACCTGCCGCGGCCGCGTGACGGCGATGTGGTGGCCGAGGCATTGGAATATCGGCGCAGCGACCTGGTGATAGTCCCGCAACAGCGGATCAATCCGCGCTACCCCCATGAGGCCCTGCTTCTTGATGAGCTGTGCTGTGTCGTTTGCGCTTGCGATCCTGCGCACGCAGAGCAGCTCGGGTTGGCTGCCTATTGCGCCGCCGAGCACGTGATACGCGAGTTCACCGATGGCCAGAACCTGTCGCTGGATACCCAGCACCTGCGCGAGATTGGCATCGAGCGGCGGGTTGCAGTGGCGGTGCAGAGCTTTTCGCTGATGGGGGAGTTTGTAGTCGGTACGCCACGTATTGCCACGCTGTTCCGCCGCCAGGCAGAGGCGCTGGCGCGCCGCTATCCGTTGCGCGTGCTGCCGTCACCGATCGAATTTCCTGCTGCATCGCAGGTGTTGCAATGGCATCCGCAGCAGGCATCGGACCCCGCACTGACCTGGCTCCGCCAACTGCTGGCGGAGCAGGCCGCAAAGCTCGATCAGGGCTGA
- a CDS encoding autotransporter outer membrane beta-barrel domain-containing protein: protein MRVGGALTLEALNGSGDLLLGTGNDLRVGSNDADSTFGGNLSGGGSLSKTGSGKLVLNGQSAIGGGTHVEAGSLVVGGAAGSSAQLASDVQVDSGAMIGGHGTILGDVNLLSGATLNPGNSIGTLHVDGDVNLAAGSTLEIEASPDGSSDKLISTGTVNLGGARLSVLAGAGNWLPSTQYGIVQAAALDGTFSEITSNLAFLTPEVTYSATGVELTLARNEVSFVSVGRTSNQRATAAAVDTLGSGSLYDAVSTLSAKQAQAAYDNLSGELHASTQGALFDDSHYVRDAIGQRLRAAQGRAPAEGVLHSDADSGITFWLQGYGGWGSSDGNSNAAGLDHDSRGTLFGIDLPVGDNWRVGVAAGYGTSDLDVDARSSTAEIDSTSLTFYAAGQWDAINLRLGASHAWNDIDSSRHVRVDGLAEHDKASYDARTTQVFGELGYAVSAADFILEPFAGLARVKVDSDSFKEHGGSTALRGDDEQDSLTYGTLGLHASTALTTLGSVPLALQGTLGWQHAFDDLDPDRRMSFAGSSDFTVRGTPVAQDTALAQLSMTAQVAADTTVDLGYSGQFGDGYRDSGVRLGLNMSF, encoded by the coding sequence GTGCGCGTCGGCGGCGCGCTCACCCTTGAGGCGCTGAATGGCTCCGGCGACCTGCTCCTCGGTACGGGCAATGATCTGCGGGTCGGCAGCAACGATGCCGACAGCACCTTTGGCGGCAATCTCAGCGGCGGGGGCAGCCTGTCCAAGACCGGCAGTGGCAAGCTGGTGCTCAACGGCCAGTCCGCCATTGGCGGCGGCACCCATGTCGAGGCAGGCAGCCTGGTCGTCGGAGGCGCCGCCGGCAGCTCGGCGCAGCTCGCCAGCGACGTACAGGTCGATAGCGGAGCCATGATCGGCGGCCACGGCACCATTCTGGGAGACGTCAACCTACTCAGCGGTGCGACCCTCAATCCGGGCAACTCCATCGGTACGCTCCATGTCGACGGCGACGTGAACCTCGCCGCTGGCTCGACCCTGGAAATCGAAGCCAGCCCCGATGGCAGCTCCGACAAGCTGATCTCCACCGGTACCGTCAATCTCGGCGGGGCCCGTCTGAGCGTGCTGGCCGGCGCAGGCAACTGGCTGCCCAGCACCCAGTACGGCATCGTCCAGGCCGCCGCGCTCGATGGCACTTTCTCCGAGATCACCAGCAACCTGGCGTTCCTCACACCGGAAGTGACCTATTCCGCCACTGGCGTGGAACTGACCCTGGCGCGCAACGAGGTCAGCTTCGTTTCGGTCGGACGCACCAGCAACCAGCGCGCCACCGCAGCGGCGGTCGACACCCTGGGCTCGGGCAGCCTGTACGATGCCGTGAGCACCCTCAGCGCCAAGCAGGCCCAGGCCGCCTACGACAACCTCTCCGGCGAACTGCACGCCAGCACCCAGGGCGCGCTCTTCGACGACAGCCACTATGTTCGCGACGCCATTGGCCAGCGTCTGCGAGCCGCCCAGGGCCGGGCGCCGGCAGAGGGCGTGCTGCACAGCGATGCGGACAGCGGCATCACCTTCTGGCTGCAGGGCTACGGTGGCTGGGGCAGCAGCGACGGCAACAGCAACGCGGCCGGCCTCGACCATGACAGCCGCGGCACCCTGTTCGGCATCGACCTGCCCGTCGGCGACAACTGGCGCGTCGGCGTAGCCGCCGGCTACGGTACCAGCGACCTCGATGTCGATGCTCGCAGCTCCACCGCCGAAATCGACAGCACCTCGCTGACGTTCTACGCCGCCGGCCAGTGGGATGCGATCAACCTGCGCCTGGGCGCCTCGCACGCCTGGAACGACATTGACAGCAGCCGCCACGTGCGGGTCGACGGCCTCGCAGAGCACGACAAGGCCAGTTATGACGCCAGGACCACGCAAGTGTTCGGCGAACTGGGCTATGCCGTAAGCGCGGCTGACTTCATCCTGGAGCCCTTCGCCGGCCTGGCGCGAGTGAAGGTCGACAGCGACAGCTTCAAGGAACACGGCGGCAGCACGGCCCTGCGCGGCGACGATGAGCAGGACAGCCTGACCTACGGCACGCTGGGCCTGCACGCTTCGACGGCGCTGACGACCCTCGGCAGCGTTCCACTCGCACTGCAGGGCACTCTCGGCTGGCAGCACGCTTTCGACGACCTGGACCCGGATCGCCGGATGTCCTTTGCCGGCAGCAGCGACTTCACCGTCAGGGGCACGCCCGTGGCGCAGGATACCGCGCTTGCACAACTGAGCATGACCGCTCAGGTCGCCGCCGATACCACGGTGGACCTGGGGTACTCCGGGCAGTTCGGCGATGGTTACAGGGACAGTGGCGTGCGGCTGGGGCTGAATATGAGCTTTTGA